Within Anopheles nili chromosome 3, idAnoNiliSN_F5_01, whole genome shotgun sequence, the genomic segment TGTGAGTGAATGTGATTTGTAGTGCGCAAGTAGTTATTGTTCTTTTGTCGCGCATACGTCGTTTTCCGACGTCCTCccgatgggtttttgggggaggaaAGAAGAACGCCAAAAGGTCGAGGCATGGTGAAGGGAACAGAGTTTTCGACGCGCCACGCGACACACTAATGATTCACTCCTTCCCCCAAACGGGTGGTGGTGTTCCGTCGGTGCATCGGAAGGACGGTTTCGCAGGAAGGTCTGCATCGACATTGTGCATTGAAATCGTGGGTCGCTTTTGTGGGTGAGAAAGACCGGCTGCTCAACGGTAGGGAACAGTTTCATACACAGGCTCAAGCAAATGGGAAAGGAGCACAAATAGAAGCCCGTTTCCTTGGTGCAAATGCAACGCAGCTGCATTATGCAAAGTGGCAAAAgtattttgcaaaacaaatacGACACAACAAATATTCGGGTGAATTGTTTTCCGCTCTGTCGGCAAGCGTTattaaaagcaccaaaaacacacaaatgatCGTTTGTCGTTCACTGAAAGATGTTCTAAATTCAATTATTGCGTGATGATCTTTCGTTGAACACTGTAAAACTATCGCGACACGTCATAAATGTCAAATTTCAACTACACTACTGTATCGCACACTGCTGCACACGTGTCTTACACCCTTCATCGGTTGgaatttgaaaatgaaaataagcCCAAAATAGTTACCCATTATTTCGCACACCATAATTATGACCAATCCCCAGCGAAACCGTACCGTAGTTTGTGCAAAACCGTTTACCCGCCCGGGGTTATTTTTAGTGAATGCCATTTTTCACACTTAACCACACCGAAGCATGCTACACGTCCGCTTGGCAAGCTGCACCATCACCTCGGGTTCGCTCGACTGCGGTTAGAATATTGGGCACGTTCCCGTCCCGACCAAACGGATGGGCCTTGGCCTCGTGCCAACAGAATCTCCACGGGgttggttcggttcggtgcatCGATCGTAGCGCGGTTTGTCTTCGATGGGCAAATTATGCATCACCACTATGTCTATGCTGCGCTGGTAGGGCTGACCGGAACCACTTCCCCGTGATTTACACTTCCTGTACATGTGTGCACCGGTTAGAATGTGCCCCTAGCATCGGTCCGTTGCACACGTGCCCTCGGTTAGGaaggaacaagaaaaaaaaaaccccaacccaaccaaaccaTCGGTACGGTTGAGCGACTGGCACACCTGTTGTGTCATCCTGCCCTGTCCGAGGAACCCCATCCTGCTATCACCTCGGCTCATTATCTCGCCATCAAAGCCGCAGattaattgtaatttaatCCATTTCACTTGATGCTCCTCGGCGAGCGCATTAATTACGCGCCACGAGCTGGAGCGATCCTCGTCGGCATTGGTTGATTAATTTACTCTCCACTTCGATCATTAGGCCGTCAGTGATCGCATCGAAGATCGGGGAGAGTTCGTACCGGCAGAACATCGCATCCTTTTCGTTCGTCTCCTAAGCGGGTCGTGAAAAAGGCATTCGAAGGGGAGCCCACCATTAAAGGCTTATGTTTacaattttctcttccacgCAACACGATCACGTAACGATGCACTAAAACGCTCGCTTTTGCCTTGTGGTGCCTTACGAAACACATCCGATCACAATTAGCAAAATTACTCGACATCGGAGTTGGCAGATGAGTGTCTGCAGGGTTCCTTCGAATCGCTGCTGATGGGGCGGTTATCTTATCGTGCTTTACACCCACGTCGGAGCGTGCGTTAAAACGACCACCATTAGTGATTATATGGCTGCCGGTCGCTCAATCGACCGAACCAATCAATAACAAGCGATCGTAAAATGGCGACAATGGGCTTGTGGTAAATGTTCATGTCCACGCTACGCGTCGTGGGTATGAACGCGAATGGAAGGCATCATAAATTCTGCGTAGTTATGGAATGTAGTCCACAGCATTATGGAATGTCCTGTTTGTAAAGGAAGCAGCTTTACAGCGAGAGAAACAAAATCTATAAAATGGTATTTTCCGTCTCATGTTAGTCCGTTTAGCCCGTACAATATAGAAAATGCAGATGGATCATTAGCTGCAGCTCGATTGCTCTTAATTGCacaaaaattaacacaatttTTCAATGCACATCACAACTAACCCGAATTAATGATTGATGGTGATGGAATGTTTTCTAGCATAAATGCAAAAGCATAATAATTCGATAGTGATTTTCACGAGATTGTCTAATCTCAAAAACATAATGCAATCATGTTTCCGTGTCTTTATCGTACCATTATGTTGCCATTTATCTATCAAATCGATCCATTTCGCTCTTCAAATGCACTCCCATTCGCATGGATCTGATATTTACGACGAAAAGCACGTTTCGTCGACAATTTCGCACCCCGAGCAAATGGCACCCAGTTGGCGAGCGTTTGCCCGGTACGGTGACGGTGAGCACTTTCTTATCAATTACACCCCGCTTGGTGCCCATTATCAGCCCCATTATATATCGAAAATGAAGTAAAAGTGTTGCCACCACCGTTCGACAACAGCCGGTAAAGAGGTCTACCGATTCGACCACACCGACGAAGATGTGTATAAAAAATTGGCTTTATGTGGCTTGTATCGGGCGCCTGATTTTggaacatgtttttttgcttcttttttctatcTATTTTCTTCTATTAATTTACAGCGCATAAAAGCTATTTGCAGCCCGTGAACCTACAGGGAGCCACTCACGGCGGGACAGTGAATtcggccggtttttttttcgaggtcttaaaagagaaaaaaaaatcccctcaaTGTCGGCCCACGGTTGCGGATCTCTTTGTTTCGATGTGGGGCACAATGGGgcacaaaccacacacataaCGATCGCCAGTTGACGCACTTTGTGCGATACAAATTGATACAAACGGTCCGGTGGGCGAAAATTCGCGAATCATTTTCTTGCTGTGGGTTTTTCTCTATCCCTTTCCCACATCACGCATCACACATCTGCTGGAGTAGGTAAGCGCAAGAGTtaggaaaaaaagcataaaccgTAAAACCCGTAAGGGACATGGGGAGAAACATATAAcaaattctaaaaaaaaaccacaataccaattggagggaaaaaaatgtgcaacataaaaaagaatcGGTTTGCAAAGGCAAACGAaagaagtgaaacaaaacagtgagaggagaaacaaaagcgaacgaaagaaaggtAAAACCGCGCAGAGAGCTTCAGCGAGTGGGAAATgaagtgaagcaaacaaagcattttcacccaatttcgatcgtttccggatgcacacacacgcacacacacgttaGGTTtatgaattaatttttccGCTGATAAATATTCCAGCAGATTTACTTTTTCATATCACCAGCCTGTGTTGAAATGAACAGAGTGTCACATGGCGGGGGATGTTTTTAGAAGGCAAAAATGTGCGAAGGATTAAGTAGGTATAGTGGCGTATTGCACGATATTTCTCGTATTGCTATCATCATCAGCAGAACGATTAGAGTGGTTTATTATCGCATCAAAGGCGACACTCATCCGTCCCGGGGAACGCCACGTGGAACACGAGCACACCTTCACGCGATCGTGTAATTAAAGCCGACGAAAAGCATGATAAGAATCGCCATTTCTTATCGCACAAAAGTGCCCGATGGCAGATTGATGTACCGCCGCGTTCGATAGCCCGCTGTAGTGCGTGGACAACGCCACACCAAGATACGATCTCTGCCCCTATTCGgtgtgggatggaaaacgctCCATGACACGGCGCAAAAGGAACGGTCCAAGTTCGAACGCCAAACCTGCACACCGCATGGAAGGGAAAAGCCACCACAAAATAACTTCGGCACATCTAAAAACGCGCACCGGACCAGATCCGATAGTTCACCGGACTATGCCACTTGTCATGGTCACGGTTGACCGACGATCGCGAAAATCGgcgtttcacttttctttgcGCCCGtagatttattatttattttcgcccgATAATCCCGCCCATTGTATTTCGGGCTGCTTgtctttctcttttatttcccCACGGGCCACGGCGGCTGGGAATgtgggtcagtcgggtaggtACTAGTGCTTCACTTCCGCAATTTTAGCTGGGAGGAAACGGTTGATCTACAGCGGCAGATCAGTTcacgccgaaaaaaaacaagctagaGGAAATGTACACCAACCGAAAAAACGGCGGGAATAAAAACATGCTTCccatttttatgcattttttcgcTCTGGGGACAAAGTTATAATCCTCTGGTGTTCGGTCGTTTCTCGAGCGTTAGGCGGTTGATGGTAATTTGGAGAGCGAAAATCCACCGCCAATGCTTAGTCACAGTGAGTCGTGGAACGTGGAAAGTGGCACCGACGAAAGCCGGAGTTGCTCGATCCGCTGACTCATCTGCGATTGAGACCTTCGAGTGGTCAACGGATCTCTACCCAGTACGCAAGGTAAACTCTCACTCTTGACCGTGGACTAAACGACGAACTCTGGACACCCGCTTGAAACACGCACAACCTGCTCGATGACAAAGGTTGTGAATCAtacgagctgctgctgggaaCTGACTCCTGGGGCCATCTCTAAGCAGGTGACACCTGGCGGGAATGTGTCTTATCTTCCACAATGTGCACGATACCACACATGTGGCACACTAGTTTCTCTCAGTCAATCCATCTGGGTTACGTTTTATTCCAGTGCAGGTGTAGATCTTAGTTCAGACCTTAGtttagattaaaaaaaaacacaataaacaCTCACTGGAACATTTGCCTGGTGCGTTAGACGTTACTAGACACAAACCATTGAAATGACGTCGTAAATCGAAGAAAAGTACCAATATCTTTCCCTGTTCAAGCAAGAACACCTCGCAATTCTCGACAAAACCCACCTGAAGCATCCACAGCACGTAAACCACTATCCAACAGAGCAGTCGGTCGGTGTACGTGTCGCTCTTATCGGGTGCTATTCAATTGCCCTCCAGTGTCCGCGTGTAATGCGATAACAACCCCAACTGGTGCGTTGATAAACTTTACCCAAACGGGCGTTCTTTACCTTCTCTTTTGCAGTGTAATGCCTCCTGCTACACATGACCTGTCGCAACGCGAAATAGAATGCCGCAAAACACCAACAGGAGAGAGACTTTCAGCACCGTGTTGTGAAATTCTTCGTGAATTTCTTATGCAACATCATACTCTTTGAGGTTATTATATTGCCGTAGAAGAAGTCAAATATATGGCAGCATCAAAACCAATcggtttttgcaaaaatttCTTCACAACTTATTCACCAATTTCCCGCTCAATTCCCGGAATGATggcgatggatggatgtgCAACAATAAagtgtttattatttctccCTTCACACAACACATATATCTATTATGTAGACCGAAAAATAGATTCAAATAACACTCGCTTTATGAATGTTTCGATACGATTCAATATTACTCCACGGCCGCTTCTAGAACCAGAGACTTCAAAAGCCAACAATGCGCCCCCAGAAGTGAGTAATTGACCGCCAAGAACAACATATTGCCACCACATGCGGCTCCACCATTCTTTGGCTCATGAGTAGCGGAGATATTTGCTCCATTAATGTACCACCCACGCGTGCTGCAACGGTTGGGGGGCATGTGGCCACACAAAAAGGGGGCGCAGCTGCACTATCGGAAGCTAACGGGTAAGTCCGCTTTCGGGCATAATATTGATCGATCGGAGCCATATTTTTCGTCTTCCTGAGCCCAAAAGTGCTTAGACGCGCTAGAGGCGGAACAACGGCACATGCAATCCCAAATTGAGAACGAGCGTTGGGGCGTTTTGGGGTTTCGGCCAATTTTGGGTCAAGCCGGAACGGGCCAGAGGTGCGTAATGCTTGCGTAGTCGAGGAAGAAGTCGTTTCGCACCCTGAGGGTGTAGTCATCGATCACAATGAAGCCATATTTGTGTAACTCCGGTACTGGGTTACTGCAAAGCCTACTTGGTCTCGTGCCACCGAAATTGCCGCCTCAAGAGGGTTACAATCATTCATCgaggtgtttgattttcttatATTGTTTTCCAATCACTAATATCGCTAATTAAGTGTTATTAGGTCTTGTGTGATGCAAAGATTACGATAAAAAACTAATATTTTATATGAGCTAAACAGTGGTGTacaaacgatgcaaaaaaaaaccgaattGGTTTCAATGAAACACATTTCACAAAAAGCGTTCTGTTATCATGGCTAGATAATGAAAACAACAGTATGCACTGCAGAActtctctccctctttctttctctctgtttgtACAATCATTACCTTGTTCACCGATAAAAGCATAGCTGTTCACACCTCACCATGCCAAGAACGGACACGAAGGTCAACGGTACCGTATGGGCGTATACTGCAACCGGCAAATTCATCCAAACCAGCTGTTGCCGGCTATGGAAGGCGTTTGGGGCATTATATGCAAATTGGCTTCATCATCACTTATATCCGCCGGTGGAACGTCCGCTATGAAAATCGTACGCATCGGGGTAGAATCGAAACGCACCAACGGCGAGttggaagcaaacgaaacaatgaGCCTGATAAAGAATGATCAAGTATATGAATGCATAAGGCGAATAAGCAACAACCTGCTCTTTCACTCATTTTCGTCGATAATTCGCAATGATATGTttcttttaaatattcattcatCCACAATCAACGTTAAGCATCGTTGCGGTGTTCCTTTTCCGGTTTGTATCAGGTTCAGGAAACGAAATCTTGCAAACAGACCATTAAAAACAGTAACACAACATACTTCGAAATATGCAAATACcaacaaaaccctcccccaTTCCTGATTGGTGGAGGATAATTAAATCGAAAACGGCGCAAAAACGCACAACCGCACCTTATTTACGACTACCGCTATGGATATGGTCAATTAAATTGGCCCAAacggcgggggggggggggcacaaGAATAGAAACATCCTCCGCAACACATGCGATCAGGCCAGAGCACCAGCAAAACGATTCATACCGTGGCCATAAAATCTTCTCGCTTCTTTCCTCGGTGCGCAAAGCGGTACGCGAACGAAGACGCCACGTGCTTTACGCCTCAAGCATTAGGGGGTGGCATTTGCAGATGCGTTAGCAACAGATGTAAACAACACCGGTCTGACCTTTCTCCTTTGAAAATCCCACCCTAAAACCCACAGAAATTCGAACGTACGATTGGAGTACTGCCACGGGAACCGAAATAAACAAAGCTCCCCGTTTTCCTCGAACGCGCGcgtggggggttttttcaATTCAGCTAAATAGCTTCAATTCAACTAAACAATTCAGCTAAATAGCTGTCAATTGGCGTGTGCGTTCGCCAActgaaatgaaatgtttgcAAACTCGTGGCACACCGCCATAACGATCGATCGGCGCACAGTCTGGTCTGGAGTGCAGAATTCAGCCAAAGTGTTAGGTGGTCAAATGCGGgctctacacacacacacacccacacacacacgcaaattGCACCCTTTCGCAACGGTGCCCTCCTCCCATAGGTCATTTGGTACTGTGGGGgatgcagcaaaaaacaaaaaagcagcccATCTTTCGACACATTCACCCCTTCCAACGCGACTTAACGAGGGGTGCGCGCTTTGGGACAAACGGGCGAGTGTTTtaatgtgtgttgtttttttgtttttcaatttcagctcaaccaccatcattttggcaCCGTGCACATCCGCATCCGGTTCGTATTGGAAAGCTTTCGCCACCCGGCGTATCCGCAACCTGTTCCCCTTCTATATTTCTTTTTAGCTCGACCACGTACACAATCCCTCGCCGGGCTAAGAACATGAATGGACACCCTttgttcgttcggtttcgccAGACGGTGGCAATGCACTTCTTCACCACGTTTCAGACACTGCGCCAGGCGTTGATGCGCTTTACACGTGTTTGTCCGCCGCGCAACGGACGCACAAATATACCGACTCCGTGGGGAGGAATCCTTATCAGTGCGAGCCCGGGTGATACGTCTCTGTTGGTTCGCACACTTCACCTCACATTCACTGGTTGGCTCTCGCGCCAGCAGATAAGCGGTTCGCCGAACGTTTTCTATTGTTTGCAACGTTCGTAAATGGCGTTTCATTTCGTACCACCTTTTTGGCGTATTTTTACCCCATTTGATTCCGCTACTTTACTATATGCTTTtgcgcgatcgaacgcgatcgtacacaaaacacaccgctGAACTACGCACGATCAAATCCCGCCGCCACACCAGATGCacggttttctttcgcttaaTTAGTATGTTTTAGTTTTGGAATAAATtgtacacacgcacgccgcGTCTATGCGTCGACTCACCCCGTAGAGCGGTTGGATTACGCGCAACCCTTCGTTGGGCAAAACGACACTGAAAACTTCCTTccacaaaacgcaaccccgAAAATGGCCGTCCGCACCGGACGATGGCTCTCGAAGCGAATGAAACGCGACTGACTCGCTGTTTGCTGGGGCTACCCTCCAGGCGGGCCAGTGCTGACGGCGTGCTCACCTGCGTGTGATGCGCGCGTTGGAAGGGGAGAAAGCAtgggtgtgtacaaagggggcaagaaagagagggaaTGAGAGAGAAGGCAGTAGAGATGGCGAACGGCAGATAACGTGGTGGAGGAGCTCTTCCGAACAGCTGACTCTACCGGCAAGCGGTAAGATCTAGGTTTGAGCCGAGAATCCCTAGCCTTAGCATACTTTTGCTAGCATTTTGCAATAGGTAATTATAAAGGCTTTTGAAAGGGTTGCGGATGAGTTTTTATATGCAAAATATGTTAGTAAAAGTGTGTAAAGTTATGCAGAAAGTTTCTAAAGTGTTTCAGCTTCGTAGTTCGTTCATTGCTTATGAAACATTTGAAATGATTGAATGAGGAATGCTTGAGAATTTCATCTACAAGTTCTTTTTGCCACAAATGAGATATTATTCAGTCACAACGTGTGCAGTGCGGTTTATAAATTTACAATTGCTTCCACAACTAAGCTACAAAACCGCGACGTGCGTTACTTTAGAGCATTAAACCGTTAAACCTCAAGGATGCTTTGATATCTACGGCACGATGGGACGACAAAAGAGCCATTAAATTAATATCATGTGGAGGTGACATGAACACCCACACGCTTTCTTGGCGTGAGAAAAGTTTACTCTTCGCAATTCCCGCCATCAGCACTCCAGAAACTGTCGTACGTGCGGTGGCGGCGTGTCATCATTTCAGGCACACTGTAGAACtacaataaatatatattgCTGGTTCACAGCAAAGTCCCGTGGCTCTGCTTATTTCAAGCGATCGCAACATGTAGCAGCGTTTGTAACGATCATGGGTAAATCAAGCTGCATGTGGTGCCCGTCCAATTCGCAACCAATGAATGGTGCAGAAAACGCAGCTTAGCGACAATTTTATGACTGAAATATATCTTCATTCGTTACACAGTAGAGAAAGAGTATAGAAGATAGTGAAGGGTGAGAACAAAATATGTACATGCGACTATAGCTAGTTCGGTTGATGATATTCTGTAAGATTAGAATTCAAAAAGCGACAAAATGGGACGCAAAATATATATTAAATAGTCTACATTTATAACACAGAAGAAGCGCAAAATGTCTTTCCATAATTGCCAAGCTGTTATTCGATATAGTTTAGAGCCTATTCTTTCAAACATAGATGAATGAATAATAGTAAAATACAAGTGTTACACTCCatatatttcaaataatttttaaatttaaaagtaGTGTCTTGTTCGAATTATATACACGTGTTTTCTTCAAATTAACCCTTATGCACGGATATCTCGAGTAACAAGTCTCATACTATAAACATACGACAAGAATGACAACACGTTTGTTTACCACCTGATTATCGGAATAGTGCaagaaatcaatcaaagcTACGTGCGTATACTTGTTTCTAGTTAATAAGTGCTGCTATTGTCTTTTAGTGATTGGTTTAAAAAGCTAAGAATGATTTTCAATTGTGAATAACAATCCGGAGGATTTATGTAATCCATCAAACCAACGCATCCGAGTGGAACAATCATTAACAGATTGGTCGCAGTTCAACCACGTCATAGTTTTCACTATGGGGGACAAATCGGGAAATCCATACGACATGGACGGATCGTCTTTCGATGCTGATCGGTATCTGCAGAAGCTGCTAAAGGTAGAACCAAACACTTTTCTCCATATGCTGTCTTTAATCTTGCTCCCCATAACTTGATCTAGGAATGTTCGCTCAAACAAATCATGGACACCGAGTCGACGATTGTGCGCCAAACGCAAACCCTACACAGTGACATGCAGACGCTTGTGTACGAAAACTACAACAAGTTCATCTCAGCCACCGATACCATCCGTAAGATGAAGACCGACTTCAAGTCGATGGAAACTGAGATGAATCTCTTGATGGCCAACATGCAGTCGATAACGGACTTTAGCGAACGGATCACGGACACGCTGCAGGAAACGCGCTCGCAATTGACCCGCTTGTCCGGTAAGCACCAGTTGCTGAAGAAGCTGCAGTTTCTTTCCTCGCTACCGGCAAAGCTTAAGACGCTGATCGAAGAGGAGAACTATCAGCAGGCCGTGCAGGAGTATTCTCACGCACAGAAGGTACTACAGCAGTACGGCCAGCAGCCATCATTCCAGGGTATTCAGGAGGATTGCATCAAGATACTTGATGAGCTAAAGGAGCGACTCAAGGGTGAGTTCCGGCAGACGGGCAAATCCGCCCAATCGCTGACGGAAATCGGCGAGTTGCTGCTCCAGCTCGGTGAACGGCCGTCTTCGCTGGCAAAAGAGATGCTCGAATGCGCCTCTAAGCGGCTGCACGAACAGATCGTCGTCCTGCAGGATCAAACCGATCGCGACATGATCGAGTTCATCGATCTCGGCATCGAGGGCTTCCTGAAGGATCTTACGCTGGTGATCAGCTCGTACAACGACATGTTCCTTACGAGGCACCTCGAACAGGAGGCGGACAATTTTGAGCAGGTGGCACGGCTCGACCTGAACGAGTTCGTCAACCGAAATGTGGACGAGTACCTAGGCCTGGTGCAGGATCGAGCCGAGCTGGAGATTGGCCACGGAGACTCGCAGATTATCCTCCGTGGGTTGGATCGCCTGCACCGCCGCATGACGGCAATGAAATCGCTCTGCCGTGCGGTCGACATGAGCAAATCGGGTATCGACATTATCGTCAACGCCGCCCAACAACTCTGCCAGACGCACATGCGCTCGTTGAAGGATCATTTCGCGGACCGTCTTAGTTCGGTACGGTTGGCACTTGTTTCGTCCAACACAGCCTCCACCGGTAGCGCTTCCGCTTCGTCCTCGCAATCGGCAGCGGGTGGTGGACAGAGCAGTGCCAGCGGAACCCCAGGCAGTGGTCCGGGAGGACTTCGAGAGCTCATATCGAACCTGTACATCTCCACCATCGAAAAGGTGAAAGGTCTGATGCAGGATCTACTGATCTTCTTGCAGCCGGAGTGGTCCTTCAACCTGAAGGGAGACCCGAAAGGTATCCAATGCATCGAAGGTATCCGGGAGAACCTACTGGTTGCGTTTCTACACCACTTCTGCTCGACAGTGAATGGATACGGAAATGTCAGCTCCACCGCACCTCCAACGCTGCTGCTCGTGCTTTCGAAGGTGTGCCTCGAGATGGACCGTGCTGGTGTTCACGCGCTAACCTCACTCGTGGACGAGCTGTACAGTCTGGATGCAGAGCGTAGTGCATCGCTCGTGCACGAGTCAGAGCTCTGTACGGAGATGCGTGATTCCGCCCAGTTGCTGCTCGATTCGTACGTACGCGTACAGGGTCTTCATCTTTCGCAGATGCTACGGAAAAGCGTGGAAACACGTGACTGGCTCAACTGCCTCGAACCGCGATCGGTACGAGCGGTCATGAAGCGCGTTGTGGAAGAGATTTCATCCATCGAGCTCGTGCTTGGCGAGCTGTACGATAGTAGTGCGATCACGCACGGTGGCTC encodes:
- the LOC128725710 gene encoding vacuolar protein sorting-associated protein 51 homolog is translated as MGDKSGNPYDMDGSSFDADRYLQKLLKECSLKQIMDTESTIVRQTQTLHSDMQTLVYENYNKFISATDTIRKMKTDFKSMETEMNLLMANMQSITDFSERITDTLQETRSQLTRLSGKHQLLKKLQFLSSLPAKLKTLIEEENYQQAVQEYSHAQKVLQQYGQQPSFQGIQEDCIKILDELKERLKGEFRQTGKSAQSLTEIGELLLQLGERPSSLAKEMLECASKRLHEQIVVLQDQTDRDMIEFIDLGIEGFLKDLTLVISSYNDMFLTRHLEQEADNFEQVARLDLNEFVNRNVDEYLGLVQDRAELEIGHGDSQIILRGLDRLHRRMTAMKSLCRAVDMSKSGIDIIVNAAQQLCQTHMRSLKDHFADRLSSVRLALVSSNTASTGSASASSSQSAAGGGQSSASGTPGSGPGGLRELISNLYISTIEKVKGLMQDLLIFLQPEWSFNLKGDPKGIQCIEGIRENLLVAFLHHFCSTVNGYGNVSSTAPPTLLLVLSKVCLEMDRAGVHALTSLVDELYSLDAERSASLVHESELCTEMRDSAQLLLDSYVRVQGLHLSQMLRKSVETRDWLNCLEPRSVRAVMKRVVEEISSIELVLGELYDSSAITHGGSRTTASSDSSRKTHFSMAASKQSQFRSTWSTYTPQSQLDSSFVSNIQRLFSEKIEIFAPVEFSKVSIITGVIKICLKTLLECVRLRTFSRYGLQQIQVDAHYLQMNLWRFVSDENLIHVLLDEILGSAVLRCLEPILMEPNAVEIICERN